In Festucalex cinctus isolate MCC-2025b chromosome 21, RoL_Fcin_1.0, whole genome shotgun sequence, one genomic interval encodes:
- the ccnk gene encoding cyclin-K isoform X1, whose protein sequence is MLKQAVNAGPSSSVSSPQPVKESKDNATLGQQAMLDHIKPCWYWDKKDLAHTPSQSEGLDPGTEARYRREGARFIFDVGTRLGLHYDTLATGIIYFHRFYMFHSFKQFPRYVTGACCLFLAGKVEETPKKCKDIIKTARSLLNDVQFAQFGDDPKEEVMVLERILLQTIKFDLQVEHPYMFLLRYVKQLKGEKTKVCKVLQMAWTFVNDSLCTMLSLQWEPEIIAVAVMYLAGRLCKFDIQEWTAKQLSRRWWEQFVQDVPVELLEDICHQILDLYSHGNKPIPQQLQDKERAPVGPALTPTPPAAALPPSLVANPPSAKKTSPQGGSPARQLKRAHTSPKEEAKPPEQVGSKIPRLESPMPPLPTSQPPPPPERKPAAPAPPADAEPPSEAAPPPPHAPPPNQPHAPPPLPHRPPPPPPSNYVMSTSGSYMSGEGFQSLQSMMKTEAAAYAPPMPPAYAPPMPPYHVYPPPTAPPPAHPPPSSYPPPAMPPSYPPPGYTSFPPPPHMPPTHVPPPMGLPPAGYPPPPVQQGQSQVPLPPPPGMPMNRGGWMR, encoded by the exons ATGTTAAAG cAGGCGGTCAACGCAGGCCCCTCGTCCTCGGTGTCCTCCCCCCAGCCGGTGAAGGAGTCGAAAGACAACGCGACGCTCGGCCAGCAGGCCATGTTGGACCACATCAAGCCGTGCTGGTACTGGGACAAGAAGGATTTGGCGCACACGCCCTCTCAGTCGGAAGGCCTGGACCCGGGCACGGAAGCCCGCTACCGAAGGGAGGGAGCCCGGTTCATATTCGACGTGGGCACCCGACTCGGCCT ACATTACGACACGCTGGCCACAGGCATCATCTATTTCCACAGATTCTACATGTTTCACTCGTTCAAGCAGTTCCCCAGATAT gtGACGGGAGCTTGTTGTCTCTTTCTGGCGGGCAAAGTGGAGGAAACGCCCAAAAAGTGTAAAGACATCATCAAGACGGCTCGCAGTTTGCTCAACGACGTGCAGTTCGCTCAGTTTGGAGACGACCCTAAG GAGGAGGTGATGGTGTTGGAGCGAATCCTGCTGCAGACGATCAAGTTCGACCTGCAGGTGGAGCACCCGTACATGTTCCTCCTGCGTTACGTCAAGCAGCTCAAAG GGGAGAAGACCAAAGTATGCAAGGTTCTCCAGATGGCGTGGACCTTCGTCAACGACAG CCTGTGCACCATGCTGTCGCTGCAGTGGGAGCCGGAGATCATCGCCGTGGCCGTCATGTACCTGGCGGGCCGCCTGTGCAAGTTTGACATCCAGGAGTGGACGGCCAAGCAGTTGTCGCGCCGCTGGTGGGAGCAGTTTGTCCAGGACGTCCCCGTCGAGCTGCTCGAAG acATCTGCCATCAGATCTTGGACCTGTACTCCCACGGCAACAAGCCCATCCCCCAGCAGCTGCAGGACAAGGAGCGGGCGCCCGTTGGCCCCGCCCTGACTCCGACGCCCCCGGCGGCGGCGCTGCCGCCGTCGTTGGTCGCCAACCCGCCGTCGGCCAAGAAGACGTCCCCGCAGGGCGGCAGCCCCGCGCGCCAACTCAAACGAGCGCAC ACCTCCCCCAAGGAAGAAGCAAAGCCCCCAG AGCAAGTTGGATCAAAGATTCCTCGTCTGGAGAGCCCCATGCCGCCGCTGCCCACCTCGcagccgccgccaccgccag AGCGCAAACCGGCCGCCCCCGCCCCGCCCGCCGACGCGGAACCCCCGAGCGAAGCGgccccgccgccccctcacgcGCCGCCTCCCAACCAGCCCCACGCGCCCCCGCCCCTCCCTCACCGCccgcccccgccgccgccctccAACTACGTCATGTCCACCAGCGGCTCGTACATGTCGGGCGAGGGCTTCCAGAGTCTTCAGTCCATGATGAAAACGGAGGCGGCCGCCTACGCGCCCCCCATGCCGCCGGCCTACGCCCCCCCGATGCCGCCCTACCACGTTTACCCGCCGCCCACGGCCCCGCCGCCGGCCCACCCGCCGCCCAGCAGCTACCCGCCGCCCGCCATGCCTCCCAGCTACCCTCCGCCGGGCTACACCAGCTTCCCCCCGCCTCCCCACATGCCCCCGACCCACGTGCCCCCGCCCATGGGCCTCCCCCCCGCCGGGTACCCGCCTCCGCCTGTGCAACAAGGACAGTCGCAGGTGCCCCTGCCCCCGCCGCCTGGCATGCCCATGAACCGCGGCGGCTGGATGAGATGA
- the ccnk gene encoding cyclin-K isoform X2: MLKAVNAGPSSSVSSPQPVKESKDNATLGQQAMLDHIKPCWYWDKKDLAHTPSQSEGLDPGTEARYRREGARFIFDVGTRLGLHYDTLATGIIYFHRFYMFHSFKQFPRYVTGACCLFLAGKVEETPKKCKDIIKTARSLLNDVQFAQFGDDPKEEVMVLERILLQTIKFDLQVEHPYMFLLRYVKQLKGEKTKVCKVLQMAWTFVNDSLCTMLSLQWEPEIIAVAVMYLAGRLCKFDIQEWTAKQLSRRWWEQFVQDVPVELLEDICHQILDLYSHGNKPIPQQLQDKERAPVGPALTPTPPAAALPPSLVANPPSAKKTSPQGGSPARQLKRAHTSPKEEAKPPEQVGSKIPRLESPMPPLPTSQPPPPPERKPAAPAPPADAEPPSEAAPPPPHAPPPNQPHAPPPLPHRPPPPPPSNYVMSTSGSYMSGEGFQSLQSMMKTEAAAYAPPMPPAYAPPMPPYHVYPPPTAPPPAHPPPSSYPPPAMPPSYPPPGYTSFPPPPHMPPTHVPPPMGLPPAGYPPPPVQQGQSQVPLPPPPGMPMNRGGWMR, from the exons ATGTTAAAG GCGGTCAACGCAGGCCCCTCGTCCTCGGTGTCCTCCCCCCAGCCGGTGAAGGAGTCGAAAGACAACGCGACGCTCGGCCAGCAGGCCATGTTGGACCACATCAAGCCGTGCTGGTACTGGGACAAGAAGGATTTGGCGCACACGCCCTCTCAGTCGGAAGGCCTGGACCCGGGCACGGAAGCCCGCTACCGAAGGGAGGGAGCCCGGTTCATATTCGACGTGGGCACCCGACTCGGCCT ACATTACGACACGCTGGCCACAGGCATCATCTATTTCCACAGATTCTACATGTTTCACTCGTTCAAGCAGTTCCCCAGATAT gtGACGGGAGCTTGTTGTCTCTTTCTGGCGGGCAAAGTGGAGGAAACGCCCAAAAAGTGTAAAGACATCATCAAGACGGCTCGCAGTTTGCTCAACGACGTGCAGTTCGCTCAGTTTGGAGACGACCCTAAG GAGGAGGTGATGGTGTTGGAGCGAATCCTGCTGCAGACGATCAAGTTCGACCTGCAGGTGGAGCACCCGTACATGTTCCTCCTGCGTTACGTCAAGCAGCTCAAAG GGGAGAAGACCAAAGTATGCAAGGTTCTCCAGATGGCGTGGACCTTCGTCAACGACAG CCTGTGCACCATGCTGTCGCTGCAGTGGGAGCCGGAGATCATCGCCGTGGCCGTCATGTACCTGGCGGGCCGCCTGTGCAAGTTTGACATCCAGGAGTGGACGGCCAAGCAGTTGTCGCGCCGCTGGTGGGAGCAGTTTGTCCAGGACGTCCCCGTCGAGCTGCTCGAAG acATCTGCCATCAGATCTTGGACCTGTACTCCCACGGCAACAAGCCCATCCCCCAGCAGCTGCAGGACAAGGAGCGGGCGCCCGTTGGCCCCGCCCTGACTCCGACGCCCCCGGCGGCGGCGCTGCCGCCGTCGTTGGTCGCCAACCCGCCGTCGGCCAAGAAGACGTCCCCGCAGGGCGGCAGCCCCGCGCGCCAACTCAAACGAGCGCAC ACCTCCCCCAAGGAAGAAGCAAAGCCCCCAG AGCAAGTTGGATCAAAGATTCCTCGTCTGGAGAGCCCCATGCCGCCGCTGCCCACCTCGcagccgccgccaccgccag AGCGCAAACCGGCCGCCCCCGCCCCGCCCGCCGACGCGGAACCCCCGAGCGAAGCGgccccgccgccccctcacgcGCCGCCTCCCAACCAGCCCCACGCGCCCCCGCCCCTCCCTCACCGCccgcccccgccgccgccctccAACTACGTCATGTCCACCAGCGGCTCGTACATGTCGGGCGAGGGCTTCCAGAGTCTTCAGTCCATGATGAAAACGGAGGCGGCCGCCTACGCGCCCCCCATGCCGCCGGCCTACGCCCCCCCGATGCCGCCCTACCACGTTTACCCGCCGCCCACGGCCCCGCCGCCGGCCCACCCGCCGCCCAGCAGCTACCCGCCGCCCGCCATGCCTCCCAGCTACCCTCCGCCGGGCTACACCAGCTTCCCCCCGCCTCCCCACATGCCCCCGACCCACGTGCCCCCGCCCATGGGCCTCCCCCCCGCCGGGTACCCGCCTCCGCCTGTGCAACAAGGACAGTCGCAGGTGCCCCTGCCCCCGCCGCCTGGCATGCCCATGAACCGCGGCGGCTGGATGAGATGA